Proteins encoded in a region of the Vicia villosa cultivar HV-30 ecotype Madison, WI linkage group LG5, Vvil1.0, whole genome shotgun sequence genome:
- the LOC131606896 gene encoding heavy metal-associated isoprenylated plant protein 3-like, with protein sequence MAKKKNKGNGQNNNNNGATKENGENNNNNGGGGKENGENNNSNNNNNNNNNTNNNNTVLKVSMHCDGCASKIIKHLRSIKGVEAVKAESETGKVTVVGKVDPVKVRDNLAEKIKKKVELISPQPKKENKKETETNNKNNSDEKKKTDEKKTNEKESVTTSVLKMLLHCQGCVDKIGKIVLKTKGVLEMGVDKEKDTVTVKGTMDVKKLVENLQEKLKRKVEVVPPKKDKEGGGGGEKEGGGGGGGGGGKKKNKGGGGGGGDGGEGGENKNEGGEVMKMEYMIQQPFGYYGYGNGNVEGYNEQVYLNLLHNHMHTQPPQMFSDENPNACNVM encoded by the exons ATGGCG aaaaagaaaaataagggaAATGgacaaaacaacaataacaatggaGCAACCAAGGAAAATGgagaaaacaacaacaacaatggagGAGGAGGAAAAGAAAATGGAGAAAACAACAAcagtaacaataacaacaacaacaataacaacactaACAATAACAACACGGTGTTGAAAGTCTCAATGCATTGTGACGGTTGCGCTTCCAAAATCATCAAACACCTTCGTTCCATCAAag GTGTGGAGGCGGTGAAAGCAGAGAGTGAGACCGGAAAAGTAACGGTCGTCGGAAAAGTTGACCCTGTGAAAGTGAGAGATAATCTCGCGGAGAAGATAAAGAAGAAAGTGGAACTCATTTCTCCACAGCCAAAGAAAGAGAACAAGAAGGAAACGGaaacaaacaataaaaacaaTTCCGATGAGAAAAAGAAAACCGACGAGAAAAAAACCAATGAGAAAGAG TCGGTTACAACTTCTGTGTTGAAAATGTTGCTGCACTGTCAAGGATGCGTTGATAAAATTGGGAAGATTGTGTTGAAAACTAAAG GAGTGCTTGAAATGGGAGTAGACAAGGAGAAGGATACTGTGACTGTGAAGGGTACAATGGATGTGAAAAAGTTGGTTGAGAATTTGCAAGAGAAGCTTAAGAGGAAAGTTGAGGTTGTACCTCCTAAGAAAGACAAggaaggtggtggtggtggtgagaAGGAaggaggtggaggtggaggtggaggaggagggaagaaaaagaacaagggtggtggaggtggtggtggtgatggAGGAGAAGGTGGAGAGAATAAGAATGAAGGGGGAGAAGTTATGAAAATGGAGTATATGATTCAACAACCCTTTGGATATTATGGTTATGGAAATGGAAATGTGGAGGGGTATAATGAACAAGTTTACCTAAATCTGTTACATAATCATATGCATACTCAACCACCACAAATGTTCAGTGATGAGAATCCTAATGCTTGCAATGTCATGTGA